Proteins encoded in a region of the Variovorax sp. PAMC 28711 genome:
- the leuS gene encoding leucine--tRNA ligase, whose product MNPSYKPSEVESAAQAQWTAVDAYRVTEDASKKKYYACSMLPYPSGKLHMGHVRNYTINDMLARYLRMSGYNVLMPMGWDAFGLPAENAAIKNGVPPAKWTHENIDYMRSQLQAMGLAIDWSREIATCDPGYYKWNQWLFLKMLENGIAYRKTQVVNWDPVDQTVLANEQVIDGKGWRTGATVERREIPGYYLKISDYAPELLEHTQTKLPGWPERVKLMQENWIGKSEGVRFAFPHDIRGDDGQAIQDGRMYVFTTRADTIMGVTFCAVAPEHPLALHAAKTNPAVAAFIEDVKGGGTTEAELATQEKKGVDTGLVVRHPITDEPVPLWVGNYVLIGYGDGAVMGVPAHDERDFAFANKYGIEIIQVVLVDDEPHFDYHRWQDWYGDKTRGVTINSDNFSGMSFKEAVAAVAHALQHKGLGELQTTWRLRDWGVSRQRYWGTPIPIIHCDEHGAVPVPEKDLPVVLPTDCVPDGSGNPLLKHEGFHAGVVCPVCGQPARRETDTMDTFVDSSWYFMRYCDPKLDTAMVGEGARYWMPMDQYIGGIEHAILHLLYARFWTKVMRDLGLVTVDEPFAKLLTQGMVLNHIYYKRGASGGKDYFPPLEVTPVLDAAGRITGGTLADGTTVEYGGVGKMGKSERNGVDPQDLIEKYGADTARLYTMFTAPPEATLEWNDAAVEGSSRFLRRVWNFGVALQASAAPAGGKGAAPVFGKGAQALRREVHTVLRQVDYDYQRMQYNTVVSGAMKLLNALEGFKPDGSPGDAAAVREGFGILLRCLYPATPHITHQLWRELGYVDASGDLLDAPWPVVDVAALVQDEIDMMLQINGKLRGSVSVPAGASKQEIEALVLASEVFATHAEGAAVKRVIVVPGRLVNVVL is encoded by the coding sequence ATGAACCCCAGCTACAAACCCAGCGAAGTCGAGTCGGCCGCCCAGGCCCAATGGACCGCTGTCGACGCCTACCGCGTGACCGAAGACGCGAGCAAGAAGAAGTACTACGCCTGCTCGATGCTGCCCTACCCCAGCGGCAAGCTGCACATGGGCCACGTGCGCAACTACACCATCAACGACATGCTGGCGCGCTACCTGCGCATGTCGGGCTACAACGTGCTCATGCCCATGGGCTGGGACGCTTTCGGCCTGCCCGCCGAAAACGCCGCCATCAAGAACGGTGTGCCGCCCGCGAAGTGGACCCACGAGAACATCGACTACATGCGCAGCCAGCTGCAGGCGATGGGGCTGGCGATCGACTGGAGTCGCGAGATCGCGACCTGCGATCCGGGCTACTACAAGTGGAACCAGTGGCTCTTTTTGAAGATGCTCGAAAACGGCATCGCCTACCGCAAGACGCAGGTCGTCAACTGGGACCCGGTTGACCAGACCGTGCTGGCCAACGAGCAGGTGATCGACGGTAAGGGTTGGCGCACCGGTGCCACGGTCGAGCGCCGCGAGATCCCCGGCTACTACCTCAAGATCAGCGACTACGCGCCCGAACTGCTCGAGCACACACAGACCAAGCTGCCGGGCTGGCCCGAACGCGTCAAGCTGATGCAGGAGAACTGGATCGGCAAGAGCGAAGGCGTGCGCTTCGCGTTCCCGCACGACATCCGCGGCGACGACGGCCAGGCGATCCAGGACGGCCGCATGTACGTGTTCACCACGCGCGCCGACACGATCATGGGCGTGACCTTCTGCGCCGTCGCGCCCGAGCATCCGCTCGCGCTGCACGCCGCCAAGACGAACCCCGCCGTGGCGGCGTTCATCGAAGACGTCAAGGGCGGCGGCACGACCGAGGCCGAACTCGCCACGCAGGAAAAGAAGGGCGTCGACACCGGCCTCGTGGTGCGGCATCCGATCACCGACGAGCCGGTCCCGCTGTGGGTCGGCAACTACGTGCTCATCGGCTACGGCGACGGCGCCGTGATGGGCGTGCCCGCGCACGACGAGCGCGACTTCGCCTTCGCGAACAAGTACGGCATCGAGATCATCCAGGTCGTGCTGGTCGACGACGAGCCGCATTTCGACTACCACCGGTGGCAGGACTGGTACGGCGACAAGACGCGCGGCGTCACCATCAACTCCGACAATTTCAGCGGCATGTCCTTCAAGGAAGCGGTCGCGGCGGTCGCCCATGCGCTGCAGCACAAGGGCCTCGGCGAACTGCAGACGACCTGGCGACTGCGCGACTGGGGCGTGAGCCGCCAGCGCTACTGGGGCACGCCGATCCCGATCATCCATTGCGACGAACACGGCGCGGTGCCGGTGCCGGAGAAAGACCTGCCGGTCGTGCTGCCGACCGATTGCGTACCCGACGGCTCGGGCAATCCGCTCCTGAAGCACGAAGGTTTCCACGCCGGCGTGGTGTGCCCGGTGTGCGGCCAACCCGCGCGCCGCGAGACCGACACGATGGACACCTTCGTCGATTCATCGTGGTACTTCATGCGCTACTGCGACCCGAAGCTGGACACGGCCATGGTCGGCGAGGGCGCGAGATACTGGATGCCGATGGACCAGTACATCGGCGGCATCGAGCACGCGATCCTGCATCTGCTCTACGCCCGTTTCTGGACCAAAGTGATGCGCGACCTCGGCCTGGTGACGGTCGACGAGCCCTTCGCCAAGCTGCTGACCCAGGGCATGGTGCTCAACCACATCTACTACAAGCGCGGTGCGTCGGGCGGCAAGGACTACTTTCCGCCGCTCGAAGTGACGCCGGTGCTCGACGCGGCCGGCCGCATCACCGGCGGCACGCTGGCCGACGGCACGACCGTCGAATACGGCGGCGTCGGCAAGATGGGCAAGAGCGAACGCAACGGCGTCGACCCGCAGGACCTGATTGAAAAATACGGCGCCGACACCGCGCGGCTGTACACGATGTTCACCGCGCCGCCCGAGGCCACGCTGGAGTGGAACGACGCCGCGGTCGAAGGCAGCTCGCGCTTCCTGCGCCGCGTCTGGAACTTCGGCGTCGCGCTCCAGGCGAGCGCCGCGCCCGCCGGTGGAAAGGGCGCGGCACCCGTTTTCGGCAAGGGCGCCCAGGCGCTGCGTCGCGAAGTGCACACGGTGCTGCGCCAGGTCGACTACGACTACCAGCGCATGCAATACAACACGGTGGTGTCGGGCGCGATGAAGCTGTTGAACGCGCTCGAGGGCTTCAAGCCCGATGGCAGTCCCGGCGATGCGGCCGCCGTGCGCGAAGGCTTCGGCATCCTGCTGCGCTGCCTCTATCCGGCCACGCCGCACATCACGCACCAGCTCTGGCGCGAACTCGGCTACGTCGACGCGTCGGGCGACCTGCTCGATGCGCCCTGGCCGGTGGTCGATGTCGCTGCGCTCGTGCAAGACGAGATCGACATGATGCTGCAGATCAACGGCAAGCTGCGCGGCTCGGTGAGCGTGCCGGCCGGTGCGTCGAAGCAGGAGATCGAAGCGCTGGTGCTGGCCAGCGAGGTGTTCGCGACGCACGCCGAAGGCGCAGCCGTCAAACGCGTGATCGTCGTGCCCGGTCGTCTCGTCAACGTTGTCCTTTGA
- a CDS encoding LPS-assembly lipoprotein LptE, translating to MKATSLPTRRGALALLGVPLLALAGCGFELRKPPVFAFKTISVRGSSATVNMIRRNLRAAGTVTVVDAGPAGTLDTAIAADAIVEVLAEERGRNVVSTNTSGLVRDLELSLRFRFKVVTPGGKELLGPTTIEQRRDLTYNETNAIAKESEAELLYRDMQSDVAQQVVRRLGAVKQL from the coding sequence ATGAAAGCCACCTCACTCCCTACGCGCCGCGGCGCGCTCGCCCTTCTCGGCGTTCCGTTGCTCGCGTTGGCGGGTTGCGGCTTCGAGCTGCGCAAGCCGCCGGTGTTCGCGTTCAAGACCATTTCGGTGCGGGGCTCGTCGGCCACGGTGAACATGATCCGCCGCAACCTGCGCGCGGCCGGCACGGTCACCGTCGTCGATGCCGGGCCGGCGGGCACGCTCGATACCGCGATCGCGGCGGACGCGATCGTCGAAGTGCTGGCCGAGGAGCGGGGTCGCAACGTGGTGTCGACCAACACCTCGGGGCTGGTCCGCGACCTCGAGCTGAGCTTGCGTTTCCGCTTCAAGGTGGTGACGCCCGGCGGCAAGGAGCTGCTCGGCCCCACCACCATCGAGCAGCGCCGCGACCTGACCTACAACGAGACCAATGCGATCGCCAAAGAGAGCGAAGCCGAATTGCTTTACCGCGACATGCAGAGCGATGTGGCGCAGCAGGTGGTGCGCCGTCTCGGTGCCGTGAAGCAACTCTGA